From a region of the Cygnus atratus isolate AKBS03 ecotype Queensland, Australia chromosome 3, CAtr_DNAZoo_HiC_assembly, whole genome shotgun sequence genome:
- the BATF3 gene encoding basic leucine zipper transcriptional factor ATF-like 3 isoform X2 codes for MAHKCCGQECAGSHEEDDRKVRRREKNRVAAQRSRKKQTQKADKLHEEYESLEQENTSLKREIGKLTDEMKHLSEVLKDHEKICPLLHCTMNFVTVPRPDALSSCLPR; via the exons ATGGCGCACAAGTGCTGCGGGCAGGAGTGCGCGGGG AGTCACGAAGAAGACGACAGGAAGgtgaggaggagagaaaagaaccGGGTGGCGGCGCAGAGAAGCCGGAAGAAGCAGACGCAGAAGGCAGACAAGCTGCACGAG gAATATGAGTCTCTTGAGCAAGAAAATACCTCCCTGAAGAGAGAAATCGGAAAGCTAACAGATGAAATGAAACACTTGAGTGAAGTGTTGAAGGATCACGAGAAGATCTGTCCACTATTGCACTGCACCATGAACTTTGTGACCGTACCAAGGCCCGATGCACTTAGTAGCTGCCTGCCCAGATGA
- the BATF3 gene encoding basic leucine zipper transcriptional factor ATF-like 3 isoform X1, with product MSGGVPAAGSALPRSSEGGQQSHEEDDRKVRRREKNRVAAQRSRKKQTQKADKLHEEYESLEQENTSLKREIGKLTDEMKHLSEVLKDHEKICPLLHCTMNFVTVPRPDALSSCLPR from the exons ATGTCGGGCGGCGTcccggcggcgggcagcgcgcTGCCGCGGAGCTCCGAGGGCGGCCAGCAG AGTCACGAAGAAGACGACAGGAAGgtgaggaggagagaaaagaaccGGGTGGCGGCGCAGAGAAGCCGGAAGAAGCAGACGCAGAAGGCAGACAAGCTGCACGAG gAATATGAGTCTCTTGAGCAAGAAAATACCTCCCTGAAGAGAGAAATCGGAAAGCTAACAGATGAAATGAAACACTTGAGTGAAGTGTTGAAGGATCACGAGAAGATCTGTCCACTATTGCACTGCACCATGAACTTTGTGACCGTACCAAGGCCCGATGCACTTAGTAGCTGCCTGCCCAGATGA